The DNA region TGGTTGTGCGGTTCATGTGTTCCCTCCCGATCCTTGCGACCTGGCCAGCGCTGTATCGCGCCCCTCCGGCCCGGAGTCGCATCGGGAGAAAACAGACAACTAGGGGCTTGATTTGTCAACTTGTTATTTCCAGTGAGGGGCTGTCAGGCTGGTTGTCAGGACGTGTTGGGGCGTGGACTCTATTTATAATATTGAAATAAAACAGTTTATGTTCTACTTCCGACTTCTCCCCCCGCAGGAATCGCTTGACAAGCAAGTTGACAAGTTGCGATCTGCATCGCGTCACCAGCGAAAGGCCCGCGCCATGCCCCCCTTCCCCGACCGCGAACTGACCGCCGAAGAGATCGTGGCCGCGATGGATGGCCGGCTGCACGCGCAGGAGGACGGGCGGGCGGATGCCTTCCTGCCCTCGCCCGTGGTGCAGAACCATGCGGCGAACCTGGCGCTGTTGCCGGATGGCAGCCTGGCCTGTGTGTGGTTCGGCGGCACGATGGAGGGGATGGGGGATATCTCTGTCTGGTGTTCGGTGCTGGCGCCGGGGGCGGCGCAGTGGTCGCCTGCGCGGAAGCTGTCGGACGATCCGGGGCGGTCCGAGCAGAACCCGGTGCTGTTCACCGCGCCGGACGGGCGGCTGTGGCTGTTCCACACCAGCCAGCCGGGCGGGCGGCAGGACGAATGCGAGATCGTCGCCCGGGTGTCGGACGGCGGGCTGGACGGGTTCGGCCCGCCGCGCCGGGTGGGCAGGTTCCGGGGCGTGTTCATCCGCCAGCCCCTCCGGATCGGGCCGCACGGCGAATGGCTGATGCCGGGGTTCCGCTGCATCACGCCGGCCGCGGGGCGCTGGACGGGCAGCGAGGACGATGCGGTGATGCTGGTGTCGCGCGATGGCGGCGAAAGCTGGGAGGCACGGGCGGTGCCGGGCAGCCTGGGCGCGGTGCACATGAACCCGGTGCCGGGCGGGGCAGGGGCGATGCCCGCCTTCTACCGCGACCGCTTTGCGCGGCAGGTGTTGCGCAGCCGGTCGGCGGATGGCGGGCTGACATGGACCGCGCCGGAACTGACCGAATTGCCGAACAACAATTCCTCGATCCAGGCGGTGCGTCTGGCCGACGGGCGCATCGCCATGGTGCTGAACCCGGTCAATGCCGCGATGTCGTCGGCCCGCCGCGCCTCGCTTTATGACGAGATCGAGGGCGAGGCGCCGGGCGAGGCTGCGCCCTCGGCCGCAGTCTGGGGCGTGCCGCGCGCACCGATGATGCTGGCGGTGTCAGCCGACGATGGCGAGACCTTCCCGCTGCGTGTCGAGCTTGACAGGGGCACAGGCGCGGCGTTGTCGAACAACTCGCGAGAGGGGCTGAACCGCGAGTTGTCCTATCCGTCGATCCTGCAGGATCCCGAAGGCAACCTGCACATCGCCTACACCTACCACCGCCGCGCCATCCGGCATGTCAGGTTGGACCGGGGTTGGCTTGCGCGACAGCTGGGAGTGCAGGCGGCCAGGCCAGGTGCGGCGGGCCAAGCGGGTTCGGTTCCCTGAGCACGTCCACCAGCGTCATCTCGTCGAACACGGCCAGAAAAGCGCGGACAGCCTTGGCGGCCGCCGCGGGCAGGCTGCATGGGCCGCGCAGGAGGCAGGGATCGCCGGTGGTGCATTGGCATTCGAACAAGGCAAAGTCGGATTCGGTGACGCGAAGGATGTCGCCGATACGGATTTCTGCAGGGTCGCGGGCAAGAGAGAATCCGCCCGTCCGCCCCTTGGTTCCGACCAGAAAGCCGGCATGCGAAAGCTCTCGCACAACCTTGCGCAAATGCGCTTCCGAAATGCTGTAAGCACGGGCGGCTTCTTCGATGGTGCACCGTTCGCCCCGGCGGTTTGCAGCGAACAGCAGAACCCGAATGGCGTAGTCGGAAAACTTCGTCAGTCGCATTGCATCCTATCACGCGCCACTTTCCGCTCAAATTGCGCATATTTGTGGCATGTTTTTATCATACCACGCCAGGTCGCGATGTCGCTATCCTCTCTCGTCTGGTCGGTAGGGGGAAAGCGGGCCGACGGGGGACCTAGCGGTCGCCTCGCGGAGGGCCAGCGGCCGACCTGTCATGGTCCGACTTGACTTCGCGGGTCCGCTCGGGCCAATTGGGCTCGATGGTTTCCGGCCTGTCAAAGACGTTGGCCGGATGAAAAGGGAACGCGGTGAGGTGTAGCCATCAGGCGCCAAATCCGCGACTGCCCCCGCAACTGTAGGCGGCGAGCGACCCCCGATCACCACTGGCTTTCGGGCCGGGAAGGTGGGGCGAGCAAGGACCCGCAAGTCAGGAGACCTGCCATCGAAACATGGACCACGCCGGGCGGGGTGCCCCGGAAGGAGTTGCGATGGATGATCTTCTGCGTCGGCCTGTGGCCACGCCCCCCTATGCCGTGACGCAACGCGCGCGGCACCAGATTCTCGTATGCCAGACCTGCCGTCACAAGGGCGACACCTGCCGACCCGGTCTGCAGTTGCTGGAGCGATTGCGCGTGGCCATTGCCGCCGCGGGGCTTGGCGACGGCTTCGAGGTTTCAGGCACCGCCTGCATGGCGGGCTGCGACCGGCCCTGCACCGTGGCCTGGCGGGCCACGTCCAAGGCGACCTGGTTGTTCGGCGACATCAGCCCGGATGAGGACATCGACGATCTGGTGGCCTTTGCCCGGCTCTACCGCGACCTTGACGACGGCTGGTGCCGCGCAGCCGACCGGCCCGGCAAGCTGGCCGAACATGTGCTGGCCCGCATCCCCGCCGCGCTGATCGTGACTGGCGAAGAGGTCGTGCAATGACGCCAGACATCGAATTGCGCGGCGTGACATGGGGGCCGGCGGGCGGCCCCGAGATCCTTCATGACCTGTCGTTCCAGGTGCCGCGCGGCGAATTGCTGGCGATCTGCGGCGCCAACGGGGCGGGCAAGTCCTCGCTTCTGCGGCTGATCTACCGGTTCCAGCCGCCGCGGCGCGGGACGGTGCTGCTGCGGGGTCGCGACATCTGGCTGATGAGCGCGCCCGAAGCGGCGCGGGTGGTCGCCGCCGTGCTGCAGGAACAGCCCACGGATTTCGCCCTGACCGCGCGGCAGATCGTGGCGCTGGGCCGTCTGCCGCACCGGCGTGGGCTTTTCGCCGGCCTGTCCTCGCCCGGTGCCGACGACGAGGCGGTGATCACCGGCGCACTGGTGCGGCTTGACCTTGTGGCGCTGGCCGACCGGCCCTTCGGAACCTTGTCGGGGGGCGAGCGGCAGCGGGTGATGGTGGCCCGCGCCCTGGCGCAGGAACCGCAGGTTCTGGTGCTGGACGAGCCGACGAACCATCTGGACATCCGCCACCAACTGGAACTGCTGGCGCTGTTGCGCGGCACCGGGTTGACCGTGGTCACCACGCTGCACGACCTGACGCTGGCCGCCGAACATGCCGACCGCATCATCGTGCTGCGGCAGGGGCGCATCCTTGCCGACGGTCCACCCGAACGGGCGCTGACCGAGACCACCCTTGGCCAGGCCTTCGAGGTGCGCAGCCGGATCGACCGTTCGGGCGACCGGCCGCGCTTTTCCTTTCATCTCTGATCCCCTCATAACCTAGCGAGGACCCATGCTTCGTCTTTCCCTTGCCGCCCTGCTGTTGTCTGCCGGTGCGGCCGCGGCCTTCCCCGTGACCGTGAAAAGCTGCAACCGCGACGTCACCTTCGATGCTGCCCCCAGCCGGGCGATTTCCAACGATGTGAACCTGACCGAGATGATGCTGGTGCTCGGCCTGCGGGACCAGATGGTGGGCTATACCGGCATTTCGGGCTGGAAGACGCTGGACCCGGTGATGCGCGAAGGCGTGGCCGAACTGCCGGAACTGTCGGCCAAATACCCGACCAAGGAGGTGCTGGCGGCAGCCGAGCCGGATTTCTTCTTTGCCGGCTGGAACTATGGCATGAAGGTCGGCGGCGAAGTGACGCCCGAGACGCTGGAGCCCCTGGGGATCAAGGTCTATGAGCTGACCGAGAGCTGCATCCACATCGGGCCGAAGGAAAAAAGCTCGATGCAGGACATGTATGCCGACATCCTGAACCTGGGCACGATCTTCGGCGTCGAGGACCGCGCGCAGGCGCTGGTGGCCGGCTGGCAGGCCGAACTGGCCGAGGTGACGAAGGGCGTGGACCGGACCGATCCGGTGCGGGTCTTCGTCTATGACTCGGGCGAGAAGGCCCCCTTCACCGCCGGCCGCTATGCCATGCCGACCGCGATGATCGAGGCGGCGGGCGGCGTGAACATCATGGACGATCTGGACAAGTCCTGGGCCGAGATCGGCTGGGAACCCGTGGTCGAGCGCAACCCCGAGGTTGTGGTGATCGTGAACTACGGCGACGTGACGGCCGAACAGAAGATCGCCTTCATGAAATCGAACCCGGCTTTCGCCGAGATCGACGCGGTGAAGAACGACCGCTTCGTCGTGCTGGAATATGTCGAGGCGACGCCCGGCCCGCGCAACATCGAGGCGGTGAAGAAGCTCGTCGCCGGCTTCGCTGACTGAGCCATGGCCGAGACGACCGCCTCTGTCAGCATCGCCCGCATGGGCCGGCGCGCAGCCATCGCGCTGGCGGCGGCGGGGATCTTGGTCCTGTCGGTGGTCGTCGCGGTTTCGGTGGGGGCGGTGGACCTGCCGCTGGGCACCGTCTGGGGCATCGCGCTGGACCATCTGGTGCCGGGGCTCGTGGCCCCGGACTGGAGCCGCGCCCATGCCAACATCGTCTGGGAAATCCGCTTTCCCCGCGTGGTCCTGGCCGGACTGGTGGGGGCCGGGCTGGGGATCGTCGGCGCGGCCCTGCAAGCCGTGACGCGCAATCCGCTGGCCGACCCTCACCTCCTGGGCATCTCGTCCGGTGGAGCCTTCGGTGCGATTGCGGCGCTGATGCACACGGGGCTGTTCCTGGGCCTTCTGACCGTGCCGCTGATGGCCTTTGGAGGCGCGCTGCTGGCCACGCTTCTGGTGCTGGGCGTGGCGCAGGTGGCGGGCGCCACCTCGGCCGACCGGCTGGTGCTGGCGGGGGTGGCGGTGAGCTTCGTCATCATGGCGGCGGCCAACATCCTGATCTTTCTGGGCGATCCGAAGGCCACGCATACCGTGGTGTTCTGGATGCTGGGCGGGCTGGGTCTGGCGCAGTGGCCGCATCTGCTGTGGCCGCTGGCGGTGCTGGTGCCCGGCGGGCTGTGGCTGATGACTCAATCGACCGCGCTGAACGCGATGTCGCTTGGCGATGAAACCGCGGCGACGCTGGGCATCCCGGTGGCGCGGTTCCGTCTGGCGGTCTTTGTCGTGGCCGCGCTGATCACCGGGGTGATGGTGGCGTTTTCCGGCCTGATCGGCTTTGTCGGGCTGATGATGCCGCATCTGGTGCGGCTGGTGGCCGGGGGCAACAACGCCGTGGTGCTGCCGGGTTCGGCCTTTGCAGGGGCGGTGTTCCTGATCTGGGCCGATGCTGTCGCCCGCGTGGTGATGGCGCCCGAAGACCTGCCCATCGGCGTGGTGACGGGTCTGTGCGGCGGCATCTTCTTCATCTGGCTGATGTCGCGGCGGCGCTAGCCCGCAGTGCATCGCGCCGCCCCTGGACGGGATGCGCTTGACAGGGGGGCCGGGACGGTCACTGTCCTGTCTCAAGCTGTCCGCCGAGCCGGGCCGGGCAGGGACGCAAGCCACCGGGGAGGAGCCATGCGCCGCTATTCATCCGTCCCCTTCGCCGATGTGACGATCACCGGCGGTTTCTGGTCCGAACGCCTGGACACCGTGCTGCGCACGACGATCCCCAGCCAGCACGCCCAGCTTGAGAAGTACAACGTCCTGGAAAGCCTGAAGCTGCCCCAGCCCGTGCCCCCCTTGACCTTCAAGCCGCATGCCAACGGGTTCTCGACCCAGATTTTCTGGGACAGCGACGTGGGCAAGTGGATCGAGGCCGCTTCCTACGCCCTGTCGCATCGCCGCGACCCGGTGATCGAGGCGCAGATCGAGGCGATCACCGACGATCTGGAAAAGGCGCAGGAGCCCGACGGGTACGTCAACTGCTGGTATCTGGAACGCGAGCCGCAGAACCGCTGGACGAACCTGCGCGACAATCACGAGCTTTACAACCTGGGCCACCTGCTGGAGGGCGCGGTCGCCTACATGCGCGCCACCGGCCGCGACCGGCTGATGAAGGTGATGGAACGCGCCTTCGACCATGTCGCCACGGTCTTCGGCACCAGGCCGGGCCAGAAGCGCGGCTATTGCGGCCACCCCGAGGTGGAGCTGGCTCTCATCAAGGCCTGGCACGCCACGGGCCAGCGCAAGTACCTGGACCTCGCCAGCTATTTCGTGGACGAGCGCGGCCGCCAGCCACATTACTTCGACATCGAGCGCGATGCGCGGGGCGAACCGGCCGGCAAGTACGGCCAGGGCACCTATGAATACAGCCAGTCCCACCTGCCCGTGCGCGAGCAGACCAAGGTGGTGGGCCATGCCGTGCGGGCCTTCTACCTGTACACCGCCATGGCCGACCTTGCCGCCGAACACGACGATGCCGCGCTGCGCCGCACCTGCGAAACCCTGTGGCAGGACGTGACCTCGACCCGGATGTATGTGACCGGCGGCTTCGGCCCCTCGGAGCGCAACGAGGGCTTCACCGAAGACTACGACCTGCCCAACGACACCGCCTATGCCGAAACCTGCGCCAGCGTGGCCATGGTGTTCTGGGCGGCGCGGATGCTGAACCTGGACTTGGACGGCCAGTATGCCGACCTTCTGGAACTGGCGCTGTACAACAACGCGCTGGCCGGCCTGTCGCGCGAGGGCGACACCTACTTCTACGACAACAAGCTGGAAAGCGACGGCAGCCACCGCCGGTGGGATTGGCACCCCTGCCCCTGTTGCACGATGAACGTGGCCCGTCTGGTGGCCTCGATCGGCGGCTATGTCTTCGGTCTGGCCAAGGACGAGGTGGCAATCCACCTGTACGGCGGGGCGAAGGCCGACCTGCCCGTCGCGGGCGGCACGGTCCGCATCGCGGAAACCTCGAACTACCCTTGGGAAGGCACGATCCGCGTGGCGGTCGATCCCGATGCCGCGCGCCGCTTCACCCTGTCGCTGCGCATCCCGTCCTGGTGCGCCGGGGCGCGGGCAAGGGTGAACGGCGCCGATGTGCCCGTCACCCCCGAACGCGGCTATCTGCGGCTGACGCGCGACTGGATGCCGGGCGATGTGGTCGAGCTTGACCTGCCCATGCCGCCGCAGCGCCTTTGGGCGCACCCGGAAGTAAAGGCCGATGTGGGCCGTGTGGCACTGCGCCGTGGCCCGCTGGTCTTCTGCTTCGAAGGGCAGGATCAGGATGCGCCCCTGCACCGCCTGCGCCTGCCGCGCGACGCCGCGCTGCACGCCGAATTCCGTGGCGACATGCTGGGCGGCATCTCGGTCATTCGCGCCGAAGGCTCTGCCGTGACAGAGCCAAGCCCCGCGCTTTACCGCACCGCACCCCCGGCCGAGGCGCACTCGCCGCTGCTGGCGGTGCCCTACTACATCTGGTGCAATCGCGGCCCGAACCCGATGCAGGTCTGGATGCGGGAATGATCAGGCGAAGGGCTCAGGCCGCCTCCGTGGTCTGCGTCCAGGCAAGGCCCTTGTCGTCAAAGACATGGGCCTTTTCCGTGTCGATCGACAGGGACACGGTTTCGCCCGGCTCGACCTTAACCCCACCATCGGACTCAACGATCATCGGGCCAAGCGCGGTGTCCACATAGGTGTAGCTGGTGTTGCCCAGGTACTCGACGACCGAGACCCGGCCCGCAATCTGGCCGCCTCCCTCCGAGGTCAGCTTCACATGTTCGGGCCGTATGCCCAGTTCCACCGCGCGTTCGCCGGTAAAGCCCGGCACGGCGCGCGGGGGCAGCGCCAGCGCGATGTCATCGCCCATGGTCAGGGTCAGGCCGCCCGATCCGGCGCGGGCACGGGCCGGAAGGAAGTTCATCGCCGGCGAGCCGATGAAGCCCGCCACAAATCGGTTGGCCGGGCGGTTGTACAGTTCCCACGGGCTGCCGGCCTGGCTGATCACGCCCTTGTCCAGAACGACGATCTGGTCGGCCAGGGTCATCGCCTCCACCTGATCATGCGTCACATAGATCATCGTTGTCTTCAGGTCGTTGTGCAGCTTGGCCAGTTCCAGCCGCATCTGCACCCGCAGAAGCGCGTCCAGGTTCGACAGCGGCTCGTCGAACAGGAAGACCTGCGGATCGCGCACCAGCGCCCGCCCGATGGCAACCCGCTGGCGCTGGCCGCCGGACAGTTGCGCCGGCTTGCGTTCCAGCAGCTCCTCCAGATGCAGCATCTTCGCGATGCGCGCCGCCATTTCCCGCTGTTTCGCCTTGGGCTCCCGCGCCAGCGACATCGAAAAGCAGATGTTCTCGGCCACGGTCAGATGCGGATAAAGGGCGTAGTTCTGGAACACCATCGCCACGCCGCGCGCCTTCG from Neotabrizicola shimadae includes:
- a CDS encoding sialidase family protein; this translates as MPPFPDRELTAEEIVAAMDGRLHAQEDGRADAFLPSPVVQNHAANLALLPDGSLACVWFGGTMEGMGDISVWCSVLAPGAAQWSPARKLSDDPGRSEQNPVLFTAPDGRLWLFHTSQPGGRQDECEIVARVSDGGLDGFGPPRRVGRFRGVFIRQPLRIGPHGEWLMPGFRCITPAAGRWTGSEDDAVMLVSRDGGESWEARAVPGSLGAVHMNPVPGGAGAMPAFYRDRFARQVLRSRSADGGLTWTAPELTELPNNNSSIQAVRLADGRIAMVLNPVNAAMSSARRASLYDEIEGEAPGEAAPSAAVWGVPRAPMMLAVSADDGETFPLRVELDRGTGAALSNNSREGLNRELSYPSILQDPEGNLHIAYTYHRRAIRHVRLDRGWLARQLGVQAARPGAAGQAGSVP
- a CDS encoding RrF2 family transcriptional regulator; the encoded protein is MRLTKFSDYAIRVLLFAANRRGERCTIEEAARAYSISEAHLRKVVRELSHAGFLVGTKGRTGGFSLARDPAEIRIGDILRVTESDFALFECQCTTGDPCLLRGPCSLPAAAAKAVRAFLAVFDEMTLVDVLREPNPLGPPHLAWPPALPAVAQANPGPT
- a CDS encoding DUF1636 family protein, coding for MDDLLRRPVATPPYAVTQRARHQILVCQTCRHKGDTCRPGLQLLERLRVAIAAAGLGDGFEVSGTACMAGCDRPCTVAWRATSKATWLFGDISPDEDIDDLVAFARLYRDLDDGWCRAADRPGKLAEHVLARIPAALIVTGEEVVQ
- a CDS encoding ABC transporter ATP-binding protein, whose product is MTPDIELRGVTWGPAGGPEILHDLSFQVPRGELLAICGANGAGKSSLLRLIYRFQPPRRGTVLLRGRDIWLMSAPEAARVVAAVLQEQPTDFALTARQIVALGRLPHRRGLFAGLSSPGADDEAVITGALVRLDLVALADRPFGTLSGGERQRVMVARALAQEPQVLVLDEPTNHLDIRHQLELLALLRGTGLTVVTTLHDLTLAAEHADRIIVLRQGRILADGPPERALTETTLGQAFEVRSRIDRSGDRPRFSFHL
- a CDS encoding ABC transporter substrate-binding protein; the encoded protein is MLRLSLAALLLSAGAAAAFPVTVKSCNRDVTFDAAPSRAISNDVNLTEMMLVLGLRDQMVGYTGISGWKTLDPVMREGVAELPELSAKYPTKEVLAAAEPDFFFAGWNYGMKVGGEVTPETLEPLGIKVYELTESCIHIGPKEKSSMQDMYADILNLGTIFGVEDRAQALVAGWQAELAEVTKGVDRTDPVRVFVYDSGEKAPFTAGRYAMPTAMIEAAGGVNIMDDLDKSWAEIGWEPVVERNPEVVVIVNYGDVTAEQKIAFMKSNPAFAEIDAVKNDRFVVLEYVEATPGPRNIEAVKKLVAGFAD
- a CDS encoding FecCD family ABC transporter permease — its product is MAETTASVSIARMGRRAAIALAAAGILVLSVVVAVSVGAVDLPLGTVWGIALDHLVPGLVAPDWSRAHANIVWEIRFPRVVLAGLVGAGLGIVGAALQAVTRNPLADPHLLGISSGGAFGAIAALMHTGLFLGLLTVPLMAFGGALLATLLVLGVAQVAGATSADRLVLAGVAVSFVIMAAANILIFLGDPKATHTVVFWMLGGLGLAQWPHLLWPLAVLVPGGLWLMTQSTALNAMSLGDETAATLGIPVARFRLAVFVVAALITGVMVAFSGLIGFVGLMMPHLVRLVAGGNNAVVLPGSAFAGAVFLIWADAVARVVMAPEDLPIGVVTGLCGGIFFIWLMSRRR
- a CDS encoding glycoside hydrolase family 127 protein — protein: MRRYSSVPFADVTITGGFWSERLDTVLRTTIPSQHAQLEKYNVLESLKLPQPVPPLTFKPHANGFSTQIFWDSDVGKWIEAASYALSHRRDPVIEAQIEAITDDLEKAQEPDGYVNCWYLEREPQNRWTNLRDNHELYNLGHLLEGAVAYMRATGRDRLMKVMERAFDHVATVFGTRPGQKRGYCGHPEVELALIKAWHATGQRKYLDLASYFVDERGRQPHYFDIERDARGEPAGKYGQGTYEYSQSHLPVREQTKVVGHAVRAFYLYTAMADLAAEHDDAALRRTCETLWQDVTSTRMYVTGGFGPSERNEGFTEDYDLPNDTAYAETCASVAMVFWAARMLNLDLDGQYADLLELALYNNALAGLSREGDTYFYDNKLESDGSHRRWDWHPCPCCTMNVARLVASIGGYVFGLAKDEVAIHLYGGAKADLPVAGGTVRIAETSNYPWEGTIRVAVDPDAARRFTLSLRIPSWCAGARARVNGADVPVTPERGYLRLTRDWMPGDVVELDLPMPPQRLWAHPEVKADVGRVALRRGPLVFCFEGQDQDAPLHRLRLPRDAALHAEFRGDMLGGISVIRAEGSAVTEPSPALYRTAPPAEAHSPLLAVPYYIWCNRGPNPMQVWMRE
- a CDS encoding ABC transporter ATP-binding protein, giving the protein MASVELAGISKRFGGHEVIRGLNLSVPDGSFTALLGPSGCGKSTMLRMIAGLETVSDGTIRIGTREVTHLEPKARGVAMVFQNYALYPHLTVAENICFSMSLAREPKAKQREMAARIAKMLHLEELLERKPAQLSGGQRQRVAIGRALVRDPQVFLFDEPLSNLDALLRVQMRLELAKLHNDLKTTMIYVTHDQVEAMTLADQIVVLDKGVISQAGSPWELYNRPANRFVAGFIGSPAMNFLPARARAGSGGLTLTMGDDIALALPPRAVPGFTGERAVELGIRPEHVKLTSEGGGQIAGRVSVVEYLGNTSYTYVDTALGPMIVESDGGVKVEPGETVSLSIDTEKAHVFDDKGLAWTQTTEAA